One genomic window of Candidatus Zymogenaceae bacterium includes the following:
- a CDS encoding GAF domain-containing protein yields the protein MITTSLIAYFATMNASENVLTMVGWSDAAMGNCAMIDKPIVYKIEETGLWGDAVRERKAVITNDYQNLQKPTKKGYPEGHVTVIGHMNLPVMENGKVVLVAGVGNKNSEYTQKDVSDLQPIMDEAWKILKAKL from the coding sequence ATGATCACAACATCGCTTATCGCCTACTTCGCTACGATGAACGCTTCAGAAAACGTGCTGACGATGGTCGGTTGGTCCGATGCCGCAATGGGGAATTGCGCCATGATTGACAAGCCGATTGTATACAAAATCGAAGAAACCGGGCTCTGGGGGGATGCCGTAAGGGAACGGAAAGCGGTGATTACCAATGACTACCAGAATCTTCAAAAGCCGACGAAAAAGGGATATCCAGAAGGCCATGTCACCGTGATAGGCCACATGAACCTGCCGGTCATGGAAAACGGCAAGGTTGTATTGGTGGCGGGAGTCGGAAATAAAAACAGTGAGTATACTCAAAAAGACGTTAGTGATCTTCAACCGATCATGGACGAGGCATGGAAGATACTGAAGGCGAAATTATAA
- a CDS encoding 4-vinyl reductase: protein MSQKDSLTHLAYRSLLDSLEDILGENGKNSVLRFAKLDDMITSPPDYDTEKRVEYESVTKLYIGVRDIIGNSGYEAIMFRAGMFMIKMVVEHSEAIRNLIAAKMDSVEKLKIAYTAYITNAGYDPEEVLESIPDKNQFLIHRPDCTECEELIKDEKKRKEFTKPSCAFMTGVMKGVGECFKKEIQSEVQETKCRFVGDDECVFTITYKT, encoded by the coding sequence ATGAGCCAGAAAGATTCACTCACACACCTCGCGTACAGGTCATTACTCGATTCACTGGAAGACATCCTGGGAGAAAACGGGAAAAACTCGGTGCTCCGTTTCGCCAAACTGGACGACATGATAACCAGTCCTCCCGATTATGATACGGAAAAAAGGGTCGAGTACGAGTCGGTTACAAAACTCTACATCGGTGTCCGGGATATCATCGGCAACAGCGGATATGAGGCGATCATGTTCAGGGCGGGAATGTTCATGATCAAAATGGTGGTGGAACACTCAGAAGCCATACGAAACCTCATCGCCGCGAAGATGGACAGTGTCGAAAAACTCAAGATTGCGTACACGGCGTATATAACGAATGCCGGGTACGATCCGGAAGAGGTCTTGGAGTCTATCCCGGACAAAAACCAGTTCTTGATCCATCGGCCCGATTGCACCGAGTGCGAAGAACTCATCAAGGATGAGAAAAAACGAAAAGAATTCACAAAGCCGTCCTGTGCCTTTATGACCGGGGTCATGAAAGGCGTCGGAGAGTGTTTTAAAAAGGAAATTCAGTCAGAAGTTCAGGAAACGAAGTGTCGTTTTGTCGGTGACGATGAATGTGTCTTCACCATCACATATAAGACGTGA
- a CDS encoding class I SAM-dependent methyltransferase yields MEIGFGTGRFLKETARLLTTGCIEGIDFSHTMVVMAKKRNKRGIAKGRVRIQHGDFETEMYEDDSYDAVCSANTIYFWSHPDNAVEKIFRMLRPGGKVILAFEDIDQLEGRPLDTGVFHLYSTRDIEDLLRRNGFREEIDIITKKKGSQKFHCVVATKDA; encoded by the coding sequence TTGGAGATCGGTTTCGGAACCGGTAGGTTTCTCAAAGAAACCGCACGACTTCTCACCACCGGGTGTATTGAAGGAATAGATTTTTCGCATACCATGGTGGTGATGGCGAAAAAGAGGAATAAGAGAGGTATCGCGAAGGGAAGGGTTCGTATTCAACACGGCGATTTTGAAACGGAGATGTACGAAGATGACAGCTATGATGCGGTCTGTTCGGCGAACACGATATATTTTTGGTCACATCCAGACAATGCGGTGGAAAAGATTTTTCGGATGTTAAGGCCGGGGGGTAAGGTGATTTTGGCCTTCGAGGATATCGATCAATTGGAGGGCAGACCGTTGGACACCGGCGTTTTTCATTTATACAGTACCCGGGATATTGAGGACCTGTTGAGGCGCAATGGGTTCCGTGAGGAAATAGATATTATTACAAAGAAGAAGGGATCACAAAAATTTCATTGTGTTGTGGCGACAAAGGACGCATGA
- a CDS encoding class I SAM-dependent methyltransferase — MARKKEIVEKTYDTVAKEYAQAFSKEHEQKPKDREILARFVREIGNKRPVWDFGSGPGHTTKYLHDLGIEISGMDISGEMVKQARSLFPDIRFQKGNMLHLGCDDDSIAAAVSFYSIVHCTKEEVGTVFGEVFRVLQPGGVFLFTYHIGDETLHIDSFLDKKVDIDFMFFTTACIRKCVKRCGFERIEIIERPPYPDVEYQSRRAYVFAWKPIIHP, encoded by the coding sequence ATGGCGCGAAAAAAAGAGATAGTTGAAAAGACATACGATACGGTGGCGAAGGAATACGCACAAGCATTCTCGAAAGAGCACGAACAAAAACCCAAAGACCGGGAAATACTCGCCCGATTTGTACGGGAGATCGGGAACAAACGACCGGTATGGGATTTCGGCAGCGGCCCCGGTCACACCACGAAATATCTCCATGATCTTGGTATCGAGATTTCAGGCATGGATATATCGGGAGAAATGGTAAAACAGGCACGATCACTGTTCCCCGACATCCGATTTCAAAAGGGGAACATGCTTCACCTGGGATGTGACGATGACTCAATCGCCGCCGCTGTATCCTTCTATTCTATCGTGCACTGTACCAAAGAAGAGGTCGGCACCGTATTCGGTGAAGTATTCCGCGTATTGCAGCCGGGCGGAGTGTTCCTTTTCACGTACCATATCGGTGACGAGACACTTCATATAGACAGCTTTCTCGATAAAAAAGTAGATATTGATTTCATGTTTTTTACCACCGCCTGTATCAGGAAATGTGTGAAGCGGTGTGGATTTGAGCGGATTGAAATAATCGAGAGACCGCCATACCCAGATGTGGAGTATCAGAGTAGAAGGGCCTATGTATTCGCATGGAAACCGATCATTCACCCGTGA
- a CDS encoding PAS domain S-box protein: MSRGKRRDDFKITVDILGQYLEIMGVMILGLNRAGDIVFINQKGEEILGYNKKELLGSNWIKNYVPKRLRKEVTTIFREVMAEKRDVKGYYENPVVVKTSEERIIRWNNTVLRDEGGEIIGSLSSGEDVTERKKVENALKGSEEKYRTLFETMVQGVVYHDKKGRVVSVNPAAEEILGETLEQMKNKTSLDAAGFRMFYEDGSELPEDKHPAIVALKEGREIKDVVLGVYNPRRMETVWINIHAIPLFRLSEKKPYMVYTTIEDITEKRKVREDLAREKTFINALIDSLPGTFYVFDDRGRFIQWNKTLEDVSGYTGEEIMKMEPVGFYSEEESRMLTEKIQQVFQGEKAFAEVDFITKSGGTIPFLLTGARAVIDDKTYIVGIGIDQSERKETQKVLDEYQRMLSTLMSNIPGIVYRCKNDHDWTMLFLSDGCKRITGYDPRDLIENRTFSFKDILHPDDRDDVWNQVQQAVDEERPYKIEYRIITKAGKERWVWEQGVGTPMEGTGEVLLEGIINDITDSKKILEELRASEEKYRILIENAGEAIIVSQDNLVQYVNPKTCEISGYSKEELISRSVVYFVHPEDQERVYNDRVEKLKKGENFNGYEFRALDKSGETIWARASSVTIEWNGRPAELNFLSDITLSKMAEDELRESEERYRSLVENINDLIFSLDASGHLTYLSPVFERILKYRIDEVIGKDFVKYIHPDDVSGLLESFERTLKGTVEPHEFRLVDKDGSLLYVRTSSRTLYKDGELVGMTGVMSDISDRKKMQEKLIQTEKLSSLGGILSGVAHELNNPLAAIIGYAQLLSEKEIPEDIRSYVDVIIRQSKRTAGIIKSLLTFAREHKPLRKMIDINAVIEESYKLREYELRTNDIDLKLDLKGDLPKTFADPYQLQQVFINMINNAHDALRKRGGGSLIVRSFQQDMKIVIQFIDDGPGIPKKYIGKIFDPFFTTKEVGQGTGLGLSIVYGILEEHGGDISVDSTLGKGTTFTIELPIIQIQEPLVAEKNKRPKKPDRPYSILVVEDEDPLRKFISEALKEEGYDTKTSKDGEEAIDMIENNEFDAVVTDIKMPGLSGQNLYTYIQKYHKDIGNKVLFITGDILGEETRYFFKITGTRFLTKPFELNELFAQLGELLDQPDQPF, encoded by the coding sequence ATGAGCAGAGGGAAGCGGCGTGATGATTTCAAGATAACCGTTGATATTCTGGGGCAGTATCTTGAAATCATGGGAGTAATGATCCTCGGTCTTAACAGAGCAGGAGATATCGTTTTCATCAATCAAAAGGGCGAAGAGATACTCGGATACAATAAAAAGGAACTGCTCGGGAGCAATTGGATAAAAAACTATGTCCCAAAACGGCTTCGGAAGGAAGTGACCACGATATTTCGGGAAGTGATGGCGGAAAAGAGAGATGTGAAAGGGTATTACGAAAATCCGGTCGTTGTAAAAACTAGCGAGGAGCGCATTATCAGATGGAACAATACGGTTTTGAGGGACGAGGGGGGGGAGATTATCGGATCCCTGAGCTCGGGTGAGGATGTCACGGAGAGGAAGAAAGTCGAGAATGCGCTCAAAGGGAGCGAGGAGAAATACCGGACGCTGTTCGAAACGATGGTTCAGGGAGTGGTGTACCATGATAAAAAGGGGAGGGTCGTCTCGGTGAATCCCGCCGCCGAGGAGATTCTGGGTGAGACCCTTGAGCAGATGAAGAACAAGACATCCTTGGATGCCGCCGGGTTTAGAATGTTTTATGAGGACGGTTCTGAATTACCCGAAGACAAACACCCGGCCATAGTCGCCCTGAAGGAGGGACGAGAAATAAAAGATGTTGTTCTTGGTGTGTATAATCCCAGGAGGATGGAGACGGTTTGGATCAACATCCACGCGATACCGCTGTTTCGATTGAGTGAGAAAAAACCGTACATGGTATACACCACTATCGAGGACATCACCGAAAAACGAAAGGTGCGGGAGGATCTTGCCCGGGAAAAGACCTTCATCAATGCGCTGATCGACAGCCTTCCCGGTACGTTCTATGTCTTTGACGACCGAGGTCGTTTTATACAATGGAACAAGACTCTGGAGGACGTTTCCGGATACACCGGCGAGGAGATCATGAAGATGGAGCCGGTCGGCTTTTATTCAGAGGAAGAAAGCAGGATGCTGACGGAAAAGATCCAGCAAGTATTTCAGGGAGAAAAAGCTTTTGCTGAGGTTGATTTCATCACGAAATCGGGCGGAACAATTCCCTTTTTACTCACCGGCGCCCGGGCCGTTATTGATGATAAGACATATATCGTCGGTATCGGCATCGATCAAAGCGAGAGAAAGGAGACACAGAAGGTACTGGATGAATACCAGCGCATGCTTTCCACGTTGATGTCGAATATCCCCGGTATCGTGTATCGGTGCAAAAACGATCACGACTGGACAATGCTCTTTCTCAGCGACGGGTGCAAACGGATTACCGGATACGACCCGAGAGACCTGATAGAGAACAGGACATTCTCGTTCAAGGATATCCTTCATCCGGATGATCGGGATGACGTTTGGAATCAAGTGCAACAGGCGGTTGACGAGGAGAGACCCTATAAGATCGAGTATAGAATTATAACAAAAGCGGGAAAGGAAAGATGGGTATGGGAACAGGGAGTCGGGACCCCGATGGAAGGGACCGGAGAAGTTCTGCTGGAGGGAATCATTAATGATATTACCGATAGTAAGAAGATATTGGAAGAGCTGAGAGCATCTGAAGAGAAATATCGAATTCTTATAGAGAATGCGGGAGAGGCGATCATTGTTTCTCAAGACAACCTGGTTCAATATGTCAATCCCAAAACCTGTGAGATATCAGGTTATTCTAAAGAGGAACTCATCTCCAGGTCGGTGGTATACTTCGTTCATCCCGAAGATCAAGAGAGGGTCTATAACGATCGCGTAGAGAAATTAAAAAAGGGGGAAAATTTTAATGGATATGAGTTTCGAGCATTGGATAAATCGGGGGAGACAATCTGGGCGAGGGCCAGCTCGGTAACCATAGAATGGAACGGAAGGCCGGCGGAACTGAACTTTTTAAGCGATATCACACTCTCGAAAATGGCGGAGGATGAGCTAAGAGAGAGTGAAGAACGATATCGATCGTTGGTGGAAAATATAAACGATCTCATTTTCAGTCTTGACGCTTCCGGTCATCTTACATACCTCAGTCCTGTTTTTGAACGGATTTTAAAATATCGAATAGATGAGGTTATCGGTAAGGATTTTGTTAAATATATTCACCCAGATGACGTATCGGGTCTCCTCGAGAGTTTCGAGAGAACACTGAAAGGAACCGTTGAACCCCATGAATTCCGATTGGTGGATAAGGACGGCTCGCTCCTGTATGTTCGGACTTCAAGCAGGACACTGTACAAAGACGGAGAGCTTGTCGGGATGACCGGTGTTATGAGCGATATCTCCGACAGAAAAAAGATGCAGGAGAAGCTGATTCAGACGGAAAAACTCTCGAGCCTCGGGGGCATCCTTTCCGGGGTGGCTCACGAGTTGAACAATCCCCTCGCCGCAATTATCGGATATGCGCAGCTGCTTTCAGAAAAAGAGATACCGGAAGACATTAGAAGCTATGTGGATGTCATCATTCGCCAGTCGAAGAGAACCGCGGGCATTATTAAGTCTCTCCTTACGTTTGCCAGGGAACACAAGCCGCTTCGTAAGATGATAGACATTAATGCTGTTATTGAGGAGTCTTATAAACTCAGGGAGTATGAACTGCGTACGAACGATATTGATTTGAAACTCGACCTCAAAGGTGATCTACCAAAGACGTTTGCCGATCCATATCAGCTCCAGCAGGTGTTTATAAACATGATAAACAACGCCCATGATGCCCTGAGAAAGCGAGGCGGTGGGAGTCTTATCGTTCGATCTTTTCAACAAGATATGAAGATCGTGATTCAATTCATCGATGACGGTCCGGGTATCCCCAAAAAATATATCGGTAAGATATTCGATCCCTTCTTCACCACCAAGGAGGTCGGTCAGGGCACGGGACTTGGATTGAGTATCGTATATGGTATTTTGGAGGAACATGGCGGAGACATCTCGGTAGACAGCACTCTGGGTAAGGGCACGACCTTTACCATAGAGCTGCCGATTATTCAGATACAAGAACCTCTCGTCGCAGAAAAGAACAAAAGACCGAAAAAACCGGACAGGCCGTACTCAATTCTGGTGGTCGAGGATGAAGATCCTCTGAGAAAATTTATCTCGGAGGCGTTGAAAGAGGAGGGGTACGACACGAAGACAAGCAAAGACGGTGAAGAAGCGATTGATATGATTGAAAACAACGAGTTTGACGCCGTCGTCACCGATATCAAGATGCCCGGATTGAGCGGTCAAAATTTATATACCTATATTCAGAAATATCACAAGGATATCGGGAACAAGGTATTGTTCATTACCGGCGACATTCTGGGAGAGGAAACGCGCTATTTTTTTAAAATCACCGGGACCAGGTTTTTGACAAAACCCTTTGAACTCAATGAACTTTTCGCTCAGTTGGGGGAATTACTCGATCAGCCGGATCAACCGTTCTGA
- a CDS encoding methyltransferase domain-containing protein — protein sequence MNSTEKGRHETAHGQGGCRRGKSSFNMHDPALVFGELKLKAGDVFLDLGCGSGEYSLHAAGLIGEEGVVYALDRSESHITGLKSRADEESIENITAAAADITGQLPIDDAYVDVCLLATVLHIPDITRRAKDLCTEIRRVLKPDGRLAVIECHKKALPFGPPEHIRLFPAEVKGLITQCGFTVVSEVDLGYNYMIQFGVE from the coding sequence ATGAACAGCACTGAAAAAGGCCGACATGAAACAGCCCATGGTCAAGGTGGGTGCAGACGGGGCAAAAGCAGCTTCAACATGCACGATCCGGCTCTCGTGTTCGGGGAACTGAAGCTCAAGGCGGGCGATGTCTTCCTCGACCTCGGCTGTGGGTCGGGGGAGTACTCTCTGCACGCGGCGGGGCTGATCGGGGAGGAGGGGGTTGTCTATGCGCTGGATAGATCGGAATCCCACATTACCGGCCTGAAGAGCCGTGCCGACGAGGAGAGTATCGAAAATATAACGGCGGCGGCCGCGGATATCACCGGGCAGCTGCCAATCGACGACGCGTATGTGGATGTCTGTCTGTTGGCGACCGTTCTTCACATCCCGGATATCACACGAAGGGCGAAAGATCTGTGCACGGAGATACGCCGTGTTCTGAAGCCGGACGGTCGGCTGGCGGTCATCGAGTGCCATAAAAAGGCCCTCCCCTTCGGGCCGCCGGAGCATATTCGCCTGTTTCCCGCGGAGGTCAAGGGATTGATAACACAATGCGGTTTCACGGTCGTAAGCGAGGTCGATCTCGGGTACAATTACATGATTCAGTTCGGGGTGGAATAA